Proteins encoded within one genomic window of Arachis ipaensis cultivar K30076 chromosome B08, Araip1.1, whole genome shotgun sequence:
- the LOC107611362 gene encoding uncharacterized protein LOC107611362, whose amino-acid sequence MVSQFMHSPGQEHMDAVFRILRDLKGSLRKGLPYKKYGHLQVEAYTDADWAGNVMDRRSTSGYCTFVGENLVSWRSKKQSVVARSSAEAEFRAVAHGICEALWVNPTRTKRFHFSTNEVVL is encoded by the coding sequence ATGGTAAGCCAGTTTATGCATTCACCTGGTCAAGAACACATGGATGCTGTCTTTAGAATCCTAAGGGACTTGAAGGGGTCACTTAGGAAAGGGTTACCCTATAAAAAGTATGGACATCTTCAAGTAGAAGCTTATACAGATGCGGATTGGGCTGGTAATGTCATGGATAGAAGGTCAACATCTGGGTATTGTACTTTTGTTGGCGAAAACCTGGTTAGTTGGAGGAGTAAAAAACAGAGTGTTGTGGCACGAAGTAGTGCAGAAGCTGAGTTTAGAGCAGTGGCTCATGGAATATGTGAAGCACTATGGGTAAATCCTACAAGAACTAAACGTTTCCATTTCTCCACCAATGAGGTTGTATTGTGA